In Poecile atricapillus isolate bPoeAtr1 chromosome 1, bPoeAtr1.hap1, whole genome shotgun sequence, the sequence ATACCTGATGAAAGACTTTTTTATCCCTTTAGCTCATAATCATTTAACATAGTAATGCAATAACTCAACCTCTGTAAGAAGGCTTGAGCACATATTTTTAGActattttaatgttatttacAATTGTATATAATTGTTAGGATTACTTAGGCACTCAACTGACTGAAATAGAGGCATTGTAAGATCTTGAGTAATACAGTAATTGCCCTTCTTGTAAAGGTAATAGTCTTCCACAGTTATGGATGCCATGACTCAGAGTTGTGAAGGACATGTCAACACATAGACAACTTAGTCCAGCTTCCACCAATCCTTAAAGATCTGCTGCCCTAGTAGGTACAGTCAGTACTTGTTACCTCTCCAGGATGCTGCAGTCACAAGTCCATTCTTCTGCTGTTATGTATCATTGCTAGAGGAAGAATGTAGAAGCAGCTCATACATCCAAATGTGCGtctttcttgcttttaattACTCTTTGTAACTGAGTAAGTAACTAGACTTTGTGTGTCATGTGTTTTATATGCAGTTGCAAAAATAAACCTATCATGACTGGCTTCTTCGGAGCACTGGCAAATCTATCTATAAGACCTGAACTAGCCTTTAGAGTTGATGCTATGCATATGAGAGTCTTTACATATTGTATTAAATTATCTCTATTGCATCTAAAGAAATTTACAGTCAAGGACCTATTGAGTGTATGTACTGATAGCTCAAGAACCGTGATAAATTTAGAGTAATTTTGATCACTATCTAACTAAACTTTTTTTAAGTAAGTTGCaagttcattttaaaaaaactctaAAATCATGAAATGAAACTGTAGAGGTCAATCACCTTTAATTTCCTCGTGATTCCACATAAAAAACAGTTTTAGGACTATGGACTTTAGCTCTTGTGGTCCTAAATTAAAACAATTGCTCAGTATAACTTTTTTTCCATGCATCATTATTTTCATGTTTAGAATCACATGACTCAGCATTTATGCCACAACTTAGCTCATAAAGTGGattaaaatctgaaatactTCCCTACTTCTTGTAggaaaaatccttttattttgcctttcctCCATCTTTGTTTAGTTAATGGAGAATTAAATAGAGGAAGCTTTTAGTGACAAggattataattaattttatgaaaTAGAAATTTATTAAGTTTACATTATGTTGCACTCTAGGACCAATttcaaaaccaatttttttccatttacgCACTACATGTGATGGTTAGCTTATGAGAATCCTTTTAAACAGAGCTGAAATACCTGCTTCTGTGCCACACTTTTTCTGCTCCCTTCCACTATAGAGAAAAGTATTGGAATTTGTCTGGTGCCTTCAGCATCATTGAATTCAGAGTTTGTCATGAGGACAGACTACAAAATCAGAGTCTTCATAGGGAAGCTTCTCAGTGAACATAGGCATAATTGCTGGCTTTCAAACTGGAAGGAAATACCTAAAATCTTTTTAGGTAATGTACTGGTGATGATGATGCAAGACTTTGTGGCTTAACCAAAACTTCCAGTTATGTTTGGAAGGAGATTTAAATCTGATGCAGTCTGTGGAGTGTTTCCTACTGTCACATGGCTAAGAAAAGCTCTAATAGCTCATTGGGGATTTCCAAATGTTAAGAGGATAGCAGCAACACCAGATGCTCAGTCATGAGGGTCAGCTGCCTGACAGTGCTCAGACACATTTTGTAGATGACTTTCGCTAGGCACGTTTCTAGGACCAGCCAGAAAGAAAGGCAGGTGCTGACATTCTCAATAACACCATATTTTTGCCTAAATCATTAAATAAGAGAGTATTTGTCATTGTCACACAGCATGTAAGTTCTCTTTCACGTCCTCTTTCTCTTGGGCATAGATTCCTGAATAGATTGCTGAAACTCATCCAAAGTGCTTAAGATCTGGCAGCTCTGTCTTCTTATAGTTcctcaaattaatttcatgtaGATGGCTGGCTGGCAGTGCTGATCATGCCTGACAAAATCTATAAACACCTGTGTCTatttttcctctccagaaaaTAGGGTTTGTGGTGGGAGTGGGAGGAGGCAGCCGCAGGAAAAGGGTGTTCCTGAGTACATACACCTTTGTCTAGATATCATAAATGCCTTTCTGTCCCCGAACCGCAGATGGCGTTCCATCTTCTCAGAATCCAACAGTTGCCATAGAAACCTGGATCAACTTCAACAAGGAGGAGCGAGCGGGCTTTTCAGAGACTCTGCGATCGAGTCTGAAGGTATAAAAAGACCTTATGTTCTAGGGCTGATGTAGCACTTGCTACAGAACATACAGAACTTCTCAGGGCAGGGTATTCTGCTCACAGGTGTGACTTGAAAGTCACAAAACACAGATGTCATTGAAATTCATGGTGCTTGTGAGAGGATACTTTGAGTGTCATAAATATCAACCCCACTGAcagctttttttcatttaaccTGAGGCTGCTTTCACTGGTGATTGGAGAAGTGCCACAAATAACTTATTTCACCTCAGTTACCAAATAAACTGGTCAGAAATCGATGTTTGGTACTCCCCTTGTAACAACTGTACTCCATCAGTGATGTAACTGGCCCTTACCTAAACCATGAACACTTATGTCGTAGTGACATCCGTGGCTATTCTACTGTGTCAGATATACATGGTATCTTGAAAAGGCCTTGAGGTTTTGAATCCTGAATGTGCTAGGGTGGCAGGACTTGGGAAGGAAGGTGTATAAACCTCAGGCCCACAGGTGGGTCCTAAACTGAAAAATTCAGTCTTGAGCATCACTGATGTTTGCTGAACAGAACCAATTCTGCTGACACACTTCTGCTTTCACTCAGGTGATTGGAGAAAATGTTCACATCTACCTGATTGGAAAGGAGTCATCACGTACACATTCCCTCGCTGTCTCTCTGCACTGTGCTGACGATGACTCCATCAGTGTGAGTGGCCAGAACAGCCTGTGTCACCAGATCACCGCGGCCTGCAAGCACGGCAGTGACCTGTATGTTGTTGGTGGCTCCATTCCACGACGGATGTGGAAATGCAACAATGCAACTATAGATTGGGAATGGTGTGCTCCTCTACCCCGTGACCGGCTCCAGCACACCCTCGTCTCCGTGCCAAGCAAGGATGCAATATATTCACTGGGGGGGAAGACTCTTCAGGACACTCTCTCTAATGCTGTCATATATTACAGAGTACGAGACAATGTCTGGACAGAGACCAGCCAGTTGGAAGTGGCAgtctctggagctgcaggggtgAACCTTAATGGTGTCATTTACCTGCTGGGTGGGGAGGAAAACGACTTAGACTTCTTCACCAAGCCCTCTCGGCTCATTCAGTGCTATGATACCAACACAGAGAAATGCCACGTGAAGCCATACGTACTGCCTTTCGCAGGGCGCATGCACGCTGCTGTGCACAAGGATGTGGTGTTCATTGTGGCCGAGGGGGATTCACTGCTCTGCTACAATCCCCTGCTGGATAGCTTCACCCGGCTATGCCTCCCAGATGCCTGGAGCTCAGTACCATCTCTCTGGAAAATTGCCAGCTGCAATGGCAGCATCTATGTCTTTCGCGATCGCTATAAAAAGGGCGACGCAAATACTTTTAAACTTAACCCAGCCACTTCTGTTGTAACAGTCACAAGTGGCATTAAAGTGCTGCTCACTAACCTGCAGTTTGTCCTGGCCTAAACAGGCCCAGTGATAGAAAGACAGCAACAGTGTATTGCTGTGCAGCTCAAAGACACATATGACCCTCAGCACCAGTCCCAATTACAACAAGCTCACAACATCCAGTAAAGACCCCATCCTCTACCTGTGCAGAGGAAGTACAGGCTTTCTGACTGTGGACCTATTCTTTTACATAGCACTATCAAAACCGTGTTGAACTGTTGTATCTTAGATTTCAGATGGACTAAATACTATTACTTTGATTCCTTGATGATAAGCGTTTGAGGCCCAAGCGGCAGCAAATGGCTATTTTATCCTGGAACCAATCCATCACTAAAAAATCCTGTGGCATATGGAGAACATTCTCCTTGGGCCAGACTGCTAGTTTTAACTGCCCAGGAGGCTGCGTGTTGCTGCTGTGTCAGTCACAGAGTTAGACGTGCACTGTGTCCCCCAGGGATGCCCCCATTTAAACATTCCTGTGTCCTATTGCAGAAGAAGGGCCTGGCAGACAGATTCCAGAACTGACCCCAGGACCCTTAGGTTACATTCAGCACTTCTCCTAGAGGAGTGGTAACCAACTGAGTACTTGCTTACTGTTCTGTCATCACCTAGTATAAAGAGGGAGATCATTTTTAGAGCATTGGCTTCCTTTACTGTACAGGAAATCCCCACCTGTAATTATAATATAGTGTTggtgaaaagacagaaataagaccacttcttctttcccctctctgttGGCACTGTAACCCTTTGGGTAAGAATCTGAATAAAGTCTCTACTGAGacaaagtattttgtttttttctctttgcttcaaATACAAATATGAACTTCTTGTGGATTGCAGTTCCGCTCAGCACTGATGTGTGGAAAACAACTATGGGGCTCTGTGAGATCTACAATATTAGCCGTAAGGAAAGAAAGCTTTAATGAAACAGCCCTATTCCCCCTTTATtgatgaaataatttcattggTTAAGAATGAAAATGCTTAAGCTTTTGTTAGATCATAAAAACCTTTTTTATAGCAGCTGAGGTGAGGATTTTGATAGTTCTTACTAAGTTATGCAGTTCTCCCATTGATCATGTTCCTGTGAAATTTCTCCAGGACCTGGACTTGCTTGTGTCGAATGAGGATATGGGGACGAATCTTGGTAATGGCCTCTATTGCTTCCTGAGGGCTCCAGTGATGCAGCTGAAAAGGCAGAAACACAGCAAGTGAAAATCCATTCCATCTTTGCACCAGTTAATGGAACCCTCCTGGAGGGTACAGGCAATATTAGAGATGTTAGAAagcttgctgctgctttgcccTTTAGGTTTACTTGATGTTCTTCTCAGAGCGGCCTGCAAGTCACACATTCATGAAGTGAGTCCCTCAGTTAAAGAGGAATGGTTGCTGCCTGGGCCCTCTATTTTCTCGCTCACTCTTCCTTCATGTTGTGAATAGTTTCCTGTCCTAGCCCCACTAGACCAGAGCAAAAGTGCACCTTgcttcttaatttaaaaaaaaaaaaaactctactGATACTCCCATCACATTTCAGCACTTagtaaaaaaagaagaattagaaaaatttagaaaaaaaatttttaacaCTAATGGAAAATTTTCCAGGGAGCGCTTAATAATACCAAGGAAAGAATCCACTGGTGGGATTTTATTCTTAATGCTGGCTTCCCCAGTTGGGCTGGTAGAGGAACTCAGAAAACAAATCAGTCCTCTTGATCCTGAGTTGTGTTTATGGAAAAGTGTAGGAAAGCTCACAACTCCAGTGAGCCAAGGAGAAAATACGAACAAAAAAAATGGATATTTATTTGCTCAGTGAACCTGTGCTCATGAGTGACTTGTTATTCCTACCTCAATCTGTTCCTCCACAGAAAGAATTAAATCAAAAATCTGCATTCAAAATCTGCATTTGCATTCAAAACAACAAGGTACATTTGAGGCGTCTCTTAAAATGAGTGTCCAAGCTTTGTAAAATCATGGAATATTAACGTGTAAATGCTCGGGTTTCCTGAGCGAGAGTTAACTATAAAGGTTGtctgcattttatttccatttttaaatgaaaattaaccCCGTTTAGCAGAGATGCCTGACCTGAATTAAGTATGCTGCCACCATGGTGGCACTGCGGGAGCGCCCTGCCTTGCAGTGCACATAGACGCTGTTACCGCGGGCTCGGTGTCTCAGGATGAACTCCACGCCCTTGTGCAGGTTTTCCAAGGTGGGGACTCCAGTTAGATCTACAGTGCTGAGACGCAGTTGCTCCACTCCCATTGCCTCCCATTCCTGCAACAGACATTGCAAATTTGGTGAGTGAacttttgggttgatttttttttactgaaagaaGCTCAGAACCTGTTGAGACACTTGAGAAATTCAGAGAAGCTGTAAACAGACTTCGAACGTCAACCCTTCAAATCAGATGTATGGGAACTTCAGTGCTCGTCATCAGAAGGTGGTAGTTAAAGGGGactgaaaaaatatgtttctaaaCATagaaagccaaaggaaaagagggaggCTGGGATCTCTTCCCAACCAGAGGCATTCCTGTATAGTGCTGTACGTGAGTTACattcttcctgtttttccctGCCACTGCAGCTTCAGTTCACTAGCATGCTCACGTTTTAGTGGTTTGTCGCATAGTTTTTGAGTTTTAAGAGTCTGCTTAGGTACGAGTAGTCCCGTCTCTGCTGCCACAGGACGTGGCGGTGGCTGCTGGGATGACGGCAGGAGGCGGCTAAGGCCTCACCTGTGCCGGGACAAACAGCGGCGGGAGACGCGTGGAGGGGGGGACGACGACCAGCAAGCCCGGGGCTCACCTGGGGGGAAAAACAGAGGAACCGGGTCTCATAGTCCTCGGTGAGGGTGACCACGCCGCGCACGTTCTCCTCCGCCAGCAGCTGCGGGCACAGGCACCGTCAGGGAGCTCCATtcctcccggcccggcccggcccgccccgctgCGCCCACCTTACCCTGCGGATGCGCCCCCGCAGCGGCAGCGCCCCGAGCAGCACGACCTCGTCGATGCGGTGGAACCAGGGCCGGCGGGACCCGGGCAGCCGCGCCCGCGTCACCGTGTACAGCAGCGACGGGTAGAAGAGCAGCCGCGCCGCGCCGGCGCCCAGCGCCTCCAGCACCCCCATGCGCGCCGGGACCGCGCCGcgctgggctgggccgggccgggccgaaGGGCGGGGGGGCGCCGCGGACGCGCGCACCGAGCGTCCCCAGAGGGGACAGCGGCGGCTGGGTCGGGCCGCGGGCGGGAGGTGCCcggcggggccggagcggggcggggccgggaggggcGCGGCGGGGCTGGCGGTGCGGGGGGGGCGGGCGCACCGTCCCGGCCCCCCCGCGCCGCGCCCGCCGTGGTCTCTCCCGGAAGCGCCGCCATCTTGCAGAGCCGGCCCGAGGCGGCGcagggagcggagcggggcgcgGGCGGATCCCGGGGCAGGTGAGGGCGGCGCCGCCGGGAGGAGCTCGGGCCGCGCACGGcagggacgggacgggacgggacggcACGGCAGGGACGgcgcggggccgagccgggccgagcCGGCGGAAAGCGCGATCCGTCTCGCGCAGGTAACGGCTCCTTGCCCCTTCTCCCCCGCTCCCCGGCGCTCCCGCCGCGAGGCCGCTCGTGCCGGGCCGAGGCggccgccccgctcccgcccgcGGAGGAGCCACCGCCACCGCCGCACCGCGCGCGCCGTCCCGGGGCGGTGCCGCCCGCCGGGAGCCCCGCCGGGGCCCGGAGCCGGAGGCTGCCGGGTGTCGTATCTGATCCGAGCGCTGACAGCGCCGCGGGCGGTGGCGGTGGCGCTGCGGGTGCGAGCTCggcccgcggcggcggcgccaTTGGGGGCGGGGGGGCTGCGGCGAGGCCGGGCGGACCCCGGGGCGGGGGAGCGGCTGCCCCGCGCTCGGCTGCCGTCAGCCTGCCGGCACTTAGAGGAACCTGGGGTGCGGTTGCTGTGTTCGTCGGTACGGTGGGGGTCTGTCCGCCAGAGCAGTGAAATGTGTGCTGGTGCACCCGGGGGTGGAGGCGAGTCAGGCATACGAGAAGCACGAGCAGGGAGATTGGAGTTCAGCACAGTGAGGATTTGCTGTCCTCAAGTATGAGAAGGCGTGACAGACGCTACCGGAATGAAGTAGGAAGAGGAATATAAAAGCCAGGAGGGACGGAGCATAAAATGGATGATAAATACATGAAGCAGCAGTAAAGGCTGAGAACAGCGTGCTTTTTTAGTAGGACTGTTATGAGAGGGAAGTTGAGAGGGAGCCTTAAAATACACTCCTTTAAATTCCTGAAGAACTGAGGCCCAGACATTCTCACCTTTAAGGCACAGGCATTCTCTACTGCCAGAAGTTGTCGGGGAACATTTTTTAAGCATTGCAGTTTTCTTGTATGTCCTGCTTGAGTGTGGTCGTTGGGTGTGTTTCACCAGTTCGCTGGATTTAGAAAAGTATTTGGTGGGGATTTCTATCATGAAGCGTGCTTGATTCCTGGCTTACAAAAGCTTGCGTTTTCTCATTACCCTCaattggtgtttttattttttgtgtatgtcTATCCTTTCAGTCTTACTCCTTGTACCAGTGATCACAAAAATTGCTGAACTCTATTCTAGTATCTTTTGTTGTCTCTGCTATTGTTTTTCCCTAGGTTAGTTCATCAGATAGATTTTACTGCACTGACTTGGCATTGCACAGCCATAATAGACccatcacaatttttttcttttttccattcccCTCGGCTATGTTCTTGGGATCTCTGCATAATATGAGATACTCTGTCTTCCTGGAATTGTGTCTGGACCTAAGTCTTGAAGAAGCAGCATTGTTGGAAACATTGCTGCTGTGGTAGATGTTTAAAATGGATCCATATGTCTGTAGACTGAGCTAGGAAATGTTAGGGTGGGTGGGTGCAGCTTGCATCTATCAGCTTTATGTGTTCAGTTGCATTTCTGCTGATGAAGAGCCCCCAGGACATGAGCACAAATCTTATAACTGCTCAGAGGTATGgttgtatatatatgtatatactaCTAAAATTCCTAAATAGGAATTATTAAATACAGTAAtgtaaataatttacttttctttaGGTGCTTACCTTTCTCTTTCAGCCTCTGCTCACATTCAAAATTATTGCTGGTACTTATTTTGGGAAGGTGTGTGCTGTTCTGAGGAGTGTTATCACCCTTTCTCAATGATCATTCTTGCATGgctgtgttttttcttgttttcctttccctaagTTTCTAATGTTACATTGGGGAAAAATCAATGCTTGATCCTAAGTGATGGATTACATGTTTCCCCTTTTGTATCTGGGgtatttttggtttggtttggtgggttttttttgatttgttttgtttttttataggTAACAAATGATGCAGGCCTAGGACATTCTATTTACATGCAAGAGAAAGCATCTGTAGAAAAGCAGACAATTGAAAAGTGCCTGTTCTGAAGTCACAAACACTAAAACATGAAGATTTATGTGTTAGgtagttttgttttgaaaataaatgacCTTTACTTCTCAAAATGTGAGAAGAACGTACCCATCTTTCACTATGGGAGACAGGGTAAAGAAATCCATGGTAGTACTACTGTGTACTTCTTACTTTTACATATTCACGTTTCTGCTAGGCCTCCAGAACTTGATGCACTTGTAGAATTATCTTTGCATAGTAAGGGGAAGGTTCTTTTAGTTCTTCTGCTACAAGTAGGGGTTCTGAAAACATGGCCTCTGGCACTACTTCTCTAAAGGGGAAAGCAGGAAATGTAGCAGGATCATCGATTGCAATATTTGTCTATCTCATTAATAATAAATCCATTCCTTGCCAAGTAACCTGTACATCAGTTGAAGAATCATTGGTTGAAACAAAATATGATGCTTTGAAATAAGGGAAGTATTTATAATGTTGTataaattttcttctaaaatcaCTAACAGTATCCTGAATTGGTCGAATTTCATAAAAGGTAGATGCTT encodes:
- the PTPMT1 gene encoding phosphatidylglycerophosphatase and protein-tyrosine phosphatase 1, whose amino-acid sequence is MGVLEALGAGAARLLFYPSLLYTVTRARLPGSRRPWFHRIDEVVLLGALPLRGRIRRLLAEENVRGVVTLTEDYETRFLCFSPQEWEAMGVEQLRLSTVDLTGVPTLENLHKGVEFILRHRARGNSVYVHCKAGRSRSATMVAAYLIQLHHWSPQEAIEAITKIRPHILIRHKQVQVLEKFHRNMINGRTA
- the KBTBD4 gene encoding kelch repeat and BTB domain-containing protein 4 isoform X1; this encodes MKGGAADCWRSDLCSTMDSSEETGGSSAEENYFVNYTFTDRSHSGRVAQGIMKLCLEDELFADVTISVEGKEFQLHRLVLSAQSCFFRSMFTSNLKEAHNRVIELQDVSESVFQLLVDYIYHGTVKLRAEELQETYEVADMYQLTALFEECSRFLARTVQVRNCLQVMWLADQHSDMELYTAAKHCAKSHLSQLQETEEFLHLPLRLLTDILTDGVPSSQNPTVAIETWINFNKEERAGFSETLRSSLKVIGENVHIYLIGKESSRTHSLAVSLHCADDDSISVSGQNSLCHQITAACKHGSDLYVVGGSIPRRMWKCNNATIDWEWCAPLPRDRLQHTLVSVPSKDAIYSLGGKTLQDTLSNAVIYYRVRDNVWTETSQLEVAVSGAAGVNLNGVIYLLGGEENDLDFFTKPSRLIQCYDTNTEKCHVKPYVLPFAGRMHAAVHKDVVFIVAEGDSLLCYNPLLDSFTRLCLPDAWSSVPSLWKIASCNGSIYVFRDRYKKGDANTFKLNPATSVVTVTSGIKVLLTNLQFVLA
- the KBTBD4 gene encoding kelch repeat and BTB domain-containing protein 4 isoform X2, translated to MDSSEETGGSSAEENYFVNYTFTDRSHSGRVAQGIMKLCLEDELFADVTISVEGKEFQLHRLVLSAQSCFFRSMFTSNLKEAHNRVIELQDVSESVFQLLVDYIYHGTVKLRAEELQETYEVADMYQLTALFEECSRFLARTVQVRNCLQVMWLADQHSDMELYTAAKHCAKSHLSQLQETEEFLHLPLRLLTDILTDGVPSSQNPTVAIETWINFNKEERAGFSETLRSSLKVIGENVHIYLIGKESSRTHSLAVSLHCADDDSISVSGQNSLCHQITAACKHGSDLYVVGGSIPRRMWKCNNATIDWEWCAPLPRDRLQHTLVSVPSKDAIYSLGGKTLQDTLSNAVIYYRVRDNVWTETSQLEVAVSGAAGVNLNGVIYLLGGEENDLDFFTKPSRLIQCYDTNTEKCHVKPYVLPFAGRMHAAVHKDVVFIVAEGDSLLCYNPLLDSFTRLCLPDAWSSVPSLWKIASCNGSIYVFRDRYKKGDANTFKLNPATSVVTVTSGIKVLLTNLQFVLA